In Glycine max cultivar Williams 82 chromosome 4, Glycine_max_v4.0, whole genome shotgun sequence, the genomic stretch CAACTTTCTTATAATGGATAATTTGAAATAGTCAGACTAGTTagaaatttattggaaatttgATGGGTTGTATTTGCTCAAAAACCTATAAGGGGACTAAAACTACACATCTATAGTAGgactaaaaatacaattaaaccttGTTTATTTTGTTACTTGCACTATTTTGCTCATCTGAAATCTTCAGAAGCCATAATTTGTAATCCTTCAATTGCCAATCTTTGAAGGGgtgtttaatttattagttattgCAACAATGTGCGGttttaaataagaaatcatGCGTTTTAGCTGTtgctattttcatgcttttcatcACCATGCTTTCTCGTGTAGGAACAAAAGTCTCCTAGAAAGAAGAATCCAGCCTTTGGCCCATTAGGCATGATTATAAAAGTCTAGCCTCAAACTTGGTAGGGGTAATtgcaagaatttcaatttttattatttttataatgtgaTTATCATTGAGATAATTAAAATCagtgttttttatttgtcaattttttttatcttgataccatgggtttttcttttttatttttccttgttttttattttatttttataacttacaTATTCTTCCAATTTAAATCTCATTTTCcacatgataattaaaaaatataacaatgagCATAGCTAgaagatttattattattattattattattattatacggTTTTTACCTACAGTTGAAGATGATAGGTACAAATtaaagacttttacctacagttagaaaatgtaagtagaagttaatgacttttacctacataCTATACATAGTAGGTAAAACCTATAGTGATAGACAATTAGCCGTCATTACACGCTCCCTCAAAGTTGACGGAAGAAACGTCCGTAGGACAAAGTCTATCATATATTTACCTacgaattttttatttatagtgacaTTTTTTGTCCATAGGTATAGGTCATTTTTTTATAGTGTGTCCAACTCTCTTGAGTgaaatttgtattgattgttgtattgtatgttgcatcttagtctttATCATTTCATAtgtgcatcatgcatcatcatgtaggAGTAAGAAGAAAGGTTCTAAACTAAGAAAATCTCTTATGTGTTTAAaactctctattttaatcaattatagaccgatcgtaatcgattacacaagtgttTGTAGGTTGCAAAGAAGTTTCTCGTATCGGTTTAATCAATTAGAAGCTTAtcataattgattacaagttCTCTTTGAGACAATGATTGATTTTTCAGGAGTctctactttaatcgattagcaggtgatataatcgattacttctctctTAAAAGTGTTTCTGAAGTGATCaaaaacactttaatcgattacatcaagaatctaatcgattacattattcttcaaagttttctagtttttggaaaaaaacactttaatcgattgaaatgataatataatcgattacttcttcaacataatcgattacattgtacatttaattgattacaggaggttataactattttctctataaatagccatcCTGTGTTCTTACTTCATGTGTGGAAAAATTAAGTGTGAATTTGTATGACTTGAAGTTAGTgataaagagagaagagaaaaagtgCTAAGATATAGTGTGACTCACAACTTTTAATCTTTGATTATGAAGATCATATTGTGAAAAGTGAGTTGTGGAATTCTGAAGGCATGAATTTCATGTGGTTTACACATTGTTAGTTTGTGCATGAATTTCTcaaggcatgctagaataggtttttctagtttgggctaagggtaggtttctcttaggctcttattcaaAGAGGATCCTAGGGTTGggtaccttagtctctttttttggggtaggaactgagattgcttgtaagaattctatatgcttagtgaaaatctaattcaggttggattagataactggattagcTTCTCCAGAGATATAGAgaatgaaccagtataaaattggtgcacttcttctcttgatcttatctttctttctcattttggtCTTGATCAATTTACGAAAGGttaacaaaaatatctttttgaagaAATAACTTTAATAAAGGATTTTGTGTAAAgggtgattgattaaatattagtttattaaaagTTTGTGATACGATCCTTGAAAAAGAAGATTTTTTAACTCTGAGtttttaaaagtctattttGATTTAGAAACTAATTCACCCCCTCTTGGTTTGTGAGCTCCATCATCTATTTCAGGTACAACAAGATGCAAACCTATAGGGGAATGCTTTTTGACCCTACTAGGAACTTGAGGAATCGCTTAAGAGTTGGTGGACTGCCTGCAGAGGACAAAATACTAGTTTACCTCATTACCTATATTCTCACACCTAGGCCTAGCAATCATGCTTAGGTAATAGATGCTGATCTACAAATAGTTTATGGTCTGAAATTAGGTATCAAGATGAACTGGGTATTGCTAATTGAAGACATTATGTTGAAGAGTCATCGCCTGGTAGGTTATGAATTTCCTCATGTTGTGCTTGTCTTAAGATTCATTTACTACTTCAATGTTGATGTCTCTAATGAGATTGTGGACTTTACCAAAACCTTTAGTGAGATTACCGAAAGGCATCTCAAGAAGCTTGGAATGAGGTTTGTTGATCATGAATGGATAATGGTTGGAGAGCCTGTAGCTGGAAACATTGACAGGATGGAAGAAGATGCTGAAGCTGAAGCTCCACAAGAGCCTGcacatcaatggagtccttttgaGTCACTTATGATTAAGAAGATGGACGATATGCTTCACCTCTATGAAGAGCACTAAGGTGAAGTTCATAGTTCATTGGAGAATATAACTACCCGGCTGAAAAACATTGAGACTAGGCTGACCCTTAGTAACCTCCTTAACCCTGACaaggatgaagcttagttgTGTTTTAAGTGCTTGTTTTAGTTATTTGGTTGTCCTTTCtgattatgtttaattttttctctgTGCCTCTAATCACTTGTTATGTGATGTTTGATTAAGTGGTTATGTTTTCTTATAAAGATTGTAATGTTTAAgttgtaatgatttttttttctatgaatgAAATGCTAGTGTTTATCTGTTCTTACTCTATGAGTAGAAGTGACTTTTTGGCCTTGTTGTGccaaaaaaaggggagaaacaTTGCATTAGCATTGGATTAGGGAGAAGTAGTGCATTGCATACATATGTTCTTATACAACTCTACCttagatgatgatgatatgaTTTGACACTTTTCTTAGTCTTCAGAAAACTTTCAGGTTTTAATAAGAGAAGTCTCTACTCTCAAGACTCTCCAAATGCACTCAAATGGAAATTCAAGTTTGGAATCATCAAAGCCAAAAACGGGGGgattgttagagatagggggagcaacgTGAAAACTAAGCTTtggagcttgaagaagttttgtctttttacatGCCTAACTCCATGAGTGGAACTTGTATTgtttgttgcatcttagtctctATCTTTTCATATGTACATCATGCAAAGTTAGGAagattgtttctaaagttagaaacttctTCAGTGCATaaaactctttgttttaattgattacaaagtcatttataattgattacataaatGTTTGTAGCTTGCAGAGATATTCTAGTTtcggtttaatcgattaccagttatatgtaattgattacactatttAGTTGAGACCATGTCTGGTTTTTCACGAGTCTCtgctttaattgattaccaggtgATCCTAATTGATTATTTCGTTCTTAAAAGTGTTTCCAGAAGTGATcgagaacactttaatcgattgcaTTAAGaatctaatcaattacatagTTCTTGAAAGCTTTCCAGGTgttgggaagaacactttaatcaattgaaatgataatataatcgattacttcttcgaaataatcaattacattggctatttaatcgattacaagcagttataactattttctctataaataaccagcttgtgttctctcttttaagagagaagaaaaagtgcTAAGAATAAGTTTGTGCAACTCACATCTTCTAGACTTCATTTTCTGAAGCTATCATGGTATAAAGTAAGTAGTGAGTTTCTTATGAGATCAAGAAGAGATTCATTCAAACAAGAAAAGGTTCTTGCATGTGAATGATCAGGTTGTGTATCTCTCTGACTCATTTTTTCATGTGTTTTACATGTTAgcatatgcatgaatttttGAAGGCATATATGCTAGAATAGgattttctagtttgggctaagggtaGGTGTCTCTTAGGCTCGTATTCTCAAGGGACCCTAGGGTTGGGTACCTTAGTCCTTTTTTCTAAGGAAGAATTGAGATTGACTGTGATTACTTGTAAGAATTCTATGTGCATGGTGAAAATACGATTCATATTGAATTAGATAACTGAAGTAGCTTCTCTAGAGATAGagagtgaactagtataaaaattgtTGTACATATGCTCTTGaccttatctttctttctcattgtatttttaatcaatttgctAAGCTTAAAGAAAATgtctttttgaaaaacaactttaaCAAAAGGATTTTGTGTTAAGGGTGATTGATTAGATAttggttttaacaaaattttgtgatacgatccttggaaaaaaaagttttttcaaatctctatttttttaagtttaatttaaaaaccaatTCACCTCCCTCTGAATTtttgagttccatcatctttttcaccTTGGAGATTGTTTTGTATGAACAGTCATCCGATTAACTATTTCTGATTCATCTTGACACTTCTTAGCCCAAAGCTCCTACATAGACATGAACAAGGGGAGTGCGCTTCTAACAAACAACTAAAACTAAATTGTACACCACATGAACATTCTACCTCACATAGTTCATCATCCTTGACCTATATTGCATTCCAACAATGAGGTGTGCTAAGGCACCATTTAACTATCTTATTGTCTTCAATGTAAGATTCAAGCAAAAAGCGTTCTTATTTCTCTTCTATATGAGGGTACTCTATACTAAGTAGAGTTCTTACGAGGATGTCATCACATATAGAATAACACTTGTGTTCCACGCATCCAATATGCTTACTTTGACCCTTGTTTATCTTGACAATATTAAAATGCTTTATCCAACCTGTAAAAAGCGATACAAATACAAAAGAAGCTCATACATGAAGTTTTCATGAATTTCCATTTGTGCAGCTGAGATTGACCTTTATTATTGCATTACGAATGAAAAACATTATAAGACACGCCATCCACATAAcacatttgaaatttcaaataacaaAAGGCCACGAATAACAAAACAAAGACTCACATCCGTTGCAAAAGCTACTCTCCTTGGGAAAAATCCACTACCTCGAGATGGAGAATTTctgttggacaagtgacctcaataacttaagaggggggtgaattaagtttcaaaattttcccactagcaaacttttaaccccctttcaAATGATAGGTTcagaatgcaaaagaagaagcaCCAATCAATCTaatcaatgttctttaaacgttaagataaaattgattgcaataaaataaatgagataagggaagagagaaatgtaaactcaatttatactggtttggccacttcccgtgcctacgtccagtcctcaagcaacccacttgagattttccattatctctgtaaatcctttacagactttgaacacaccttggtatcctcacccttgtgttcaagattctctaAGATACAAcccgtctcttgattacaattctcacaatccaagagacaactagtctcttgattacaactgactttctgagatgaacagaaagatttctctcctttagagtggatgatacaaattgaagatcctagaggaatttctctcttttagggatgataatacaatttgaagttcctagatgaattctcaatagatttgcaagtgtttgcccaagatttgttgagagagcatttgacaattaagttatCTTagaatctctctcttgcttttcaaagtcagacacacatatatataggaccattgtgccttttcaaaatgtttttgaagagacgtgtcttttcaaaaagtttttttgaaattttcaaatttcaaatttcaaatttcaaactttctagaaaatctttttaaaataattttgcttctgataattgattacaatgcctggtaatcgattgctagtggaaaaatgtctttttcagaaaatgttaaaaatattttaaaacctttttataatcaatttaaaaactatgttgtgaggtcaaacctttgcaatcactaagagactcttttaacaaaagatagactaagacttagctttcttcttgatctttgttttcttggtcttgatttaatcttgaagcaatcccTGTTTGCTAACCTTGAAtgtttcttgaagcaatcttaTTTGATTATACTTCGACATCATTAAAAacctgtattcatacattcacattctcccccttttttgatgatgacaaccattatcaagtaaattatttttggtatcattaaaacctgcatgattcacattctccccccttTTGATGATGAGAACcattatcaagtaaattctttttggcatttGGCATCATTAAAACATGCATGATTTACAATTTCAATTCCTACAAGGGATTCCAACTGATCAGTCCCATCTATGACTTCACCGCCATCATCAGCCCCAATGACATTGACAAGTCCAACCTCATAAACGCCATCAGCTTCGTCCTCGGGTCTGCACCATCCAGCTCCGTGACACTCAACTCAAGGACCTCATCTACACCTTTAACAACCGTGAGATGGAGCAGAAAGGTCACATAGCTTTTGTCCATGAGAAGGAGCAACAACATTGACAAATCCACGACGATGGTAGATTTGAGacaaatacaaaaggcatagtGGAAGCAGAGCCACAACGGAGACGGCTTTGCGATAGCAGCATCGGTGCCGGTGGGGGAGGATTATTTTTTGGTGGCGAGCAATCCCAAGAAATGGTGTCGAGAGGTGTGCCACCTGGTGTACTGCGGTGTGAGGAAGAGGGACTCCAATAAGTGGGTGTGCGAGGCTCGGGAGGGTTTTGTTGAGTGGGAGAGCTACAAGAGGGTTTCAGATGAGAGTTAGAGTGGTGAGAGTGAGCATGAGAACAAGAGAGTGAAACTACAAATTGGGTTTATCATGAGAGTGTTGTCCTTATGTTATTAAATGGTGTCTATTTATAGTGGTGCTGTCGTGGCGCTATTAATCACGTGTCTTATTACAAGTATTTGCGTTACGGTCCCATCTGAGGGCTGTCATAAAGTTGTCATAAGTTGGTTATTATTAAGGCATATTTGATTTATGTTGTTCTTGAACTTGTCATCagcttattatttttaagtcgATCGATGCGTGCTAAGTTGCATCCCAAATGTCCTTGACAAGCAAAGTCGATATTTACCCAGCTGAAACAATGAGTAATGTAGTGATTGATCATTGACTTGCATGAGTAATCACTTCATGAGAAATCATGATCATATGCTTCAAGTAATCTCAATTTATTAAACTATTTTagataaaatgttaaataaaaaatacatggcAGACCATAATTGACATGGCAATAATATTCTCTACACAATTTAGCTTGCTACTTCATAGGGATTTTAATCTCTCTTAATTTAGTATGAAAATCAGAAAACCAGTGAAGCACAGAAAATATGATTGGATTATAGGTTTTCCTTGGCATTTTTGTCTTCTATGTGGTCCAAGCTTGCTTTGGAACCTCCGCTATCATTGATTGACTGATATAGGTGGCAACTCGATTTCTCATTGAGCCAGTTATATATGCACCATAACACCAAATGTGCACCACCGGATCTCTGTTTTTTAAGCACACCCGTGACCACCCTAAGTGCAGTATTGGCCAATTTCAAAAGAGAAGAACAGAGCACATGCGCATGCCTTGATAGGGATTTAGAAAAGTTCATGCCCGTGAACAATATGCAACATTAACCTTGGTAACAGAATGAAGGAAAAGAGAAGTATATATAATgatgtaatagaaaaaaataaaaggaaatgatAAATGTTAACCGAGTGTGTAAAACTGATTGGTGCAAAGCAATTAATAAATGTAACAATTATCATGTTGTACATAAAAGAATTGCACCAGTATGATGGAATTGTTTATCTCCATTTTATCCTATGTTAATTGTCGTAAAACAATCCCATAAAGATTGGGTTCGAATCCGACCATTATATATAGCATCCAAAAAAGTACTGCACAAATCCAGCCTTAAAGTAACTAATAAAGTTTTCCACCACAAGGTACCTATATCTTCTGGTAGCCTATATATATAGCTGTTTGCAACCACTGGCTAACATACCTAAAAATTGTACCGATATGGCTTCACTTGTGTGTCTCCTTTTTTCCTTGCATTTCATGGTTATCATGTCAGGTTCCTTACCAGCAAATAGTGAAGTGTTTGCAAAAGAGTCTCCTATGTCTCTATCCACAAAACCCGTGGAAAGACTCACCCAACTCCACTTTTATTTCCATAACAACAAAATGGGGGAACACCCGACTGCTATGAAAATTGTTGAGCCTCCTAAGGTGTCCATTTCTGGTTTTGGGACTATTTACATGATGGATGACCCTCTAACCGAAGGACCAAGTCCAACTTCAAAGCTTGTTGGAAGATGTCAGGGAATATATGCTGAGGCTTCGCAACATGAACCTGCGATACTCATGGTAACGAATTTGTTCTTCACTGAGGGCATTTA encodes the following:
- the LOC100305909 gene encoding dirigent-like protein precursor gives rise to the protein MASLVCLLFSLHFMVIMSGSLPANSEVFAKESPMSLSTKPVERLTQLHFYFHNNKMGEHPTAMKIVEPPKVSISGFGTIYMMDDPLTEGPSPTSKLVGRCQGIYAEASQHEPAILMVTNLFFTEGIYNGSTLSILGRNPMLQSVKEMPIVGGSGIFKYARGSSVLKTHVHDAKAGVAIVEYNVSVLHV